In Gemmatimonadota bacterium, one genomic interval encodes:
- a CDS encoding mitomycin antibiotic biosynthesis protein, translated as MALTEAQLAEFHDRGLVVVEDVLTDADLDPVIETMTEFVDRRARDLQAEGKIIDLYEDEPFLTRYARLFAQSAEIGRGMDIYDLRAEPVFDFLRNDNLLDA; from the coding sequence ATGGCCCTCACCGAAGCGCAATTGGCGGAATTCCACGACCGCGGCCTGGTGGTCGTCGAGGACGTGCTGACCGACGCGGACCTGGATCCCGTGATCGAGACCATGACCGAGTTCGTAGACCGGCGGGCGCGGGACCTTCAGGCCGAGGGCAAGATCATCGATCTCTACGAGGACGAACCCTTCCTGACGCGCTATGCAAGGCTGTTTGCCCAGAGCGCCGAGATCGGCCGCGGCATGGACATCTACGATCTGCGGGCGGAACCAGTCTTCGACTTCCTTCGGAACGACAACCTGCTCGACGCC
- a CDS encoding L-rhamnose mutarotase produces MTAHRPVPETKPQRYGMVLKVRPERIEEYKEYHVEIWPGVAKMITECNITNYSIYLKDGFLFSYFEYVGDDFEADMAKMAADPVTQEWWDIMMPMQEPLPTRKEGEWWAEMEEVFHQD; encoded by the coding sequence ATGACCGCACACAGGCCCGTACCGGAAACCAAGCCCCAGCGCTACGGCATGGTCCTCAAGGTCAGGCCCGAACGGATCGAGGAATACAAAGAATATCATGTCGAGATCTGGCCCGGCGTTGCCAAGATGATCACGGAATGCAACATTACAAACTACTCCATCTACCTGAAGGACGGCTTTCTCTTCTCCTATTTCGAATATGTTGGCGACGACTTCGAGGCGGACATGGCGAAGATGGCCGCCGACCCGGTCACGCAGGAGTGGTGGGACATCATGATGCCCATGCAGGAACCGCTGCCGACGCGGAAGGAAGGCGAATGGTGGGCGGAGATGGAAGAGGTGTTCCACCAGGACTGA